The following proteins come from a genomic window of Maniola jurtina chromosome 15, ilManJurt1.1, whole genome shotgun sequence:
- the LOC123872392 gene encoding TP53-regulated inhibitor of apoptosis 1-like, with product MNSIGEECTELKKKYDDCFNSWFSERFLKGDHDDSVCAGIFKIYQECVKKAMKQQNIDFKEIDKDVLGTDGEFKAPPTDNHS from the exons ATGAACAGTATAGGGGAAGAGTGTACTGAATTGAAGAAAAAATATGATGATTGTTttaattcatggttttcggagcGCTTCCTAAAAGGCGATCATGATGACTCCGTATGCgctggaattttcaaaatttaccaAGAATGTGTAAAG aaggCAATGAAGCAACAAAATATAGATTTCAAAGAAATAGACAAGGATGTTTTAGGAACAGATGGCGAGTTCAAAGCACCTCCAACGGACAACCACAGTTGA
- the LOC123872391 gene encoding transcription elongation factor SPT4 — protein sequence MSLDTVPKDLRGLRACLVCALIKTFDQFEYDGCDNCDEFLRMKNNKDNVYDCTSNNFDGMIAVMSPEDSWVCKWQRISRFCKGVYAISVSGRLPAGVIREMKSRGIAYRPRDTSQR from the exons ATGTCTTTGGACACCGTTCCTAAAGATTTACGAGGCCTCAGAGCCTGCCTAGTGTGTGCATTGATAAAG acttTCGATCAGTTTGAATATGATGGATGTGACAATTGCGACGAGTTTCTTcggatgaaaaataataaagacaATGTTTATGACTGCACTAGTAATAACTTTGACGG AATGATTGCAGTTATGAGCCCCGAAGATAGTTGGGTGTGCAAATGGCAGAGGataa gtaggttttGCAAAGGAGTTTATGCTATATCAGTCTCCGGCCGACTTCCTGCTGGTGTTATCAGAGAAATGAAAAGTCGTGGAATTGCATACAGACCTCGGGATACCAGCCAAAGATAA